From Macaca mulatta isolate MMU2019108-1 chromosome 1, T2T-MMU8v2.0, whole genome shotgun sequence, the proteins below share one genomic window:
- the LOC144330930 gene encoding putative uncharacterized protein RUSC1-AS1 — MQIAIDWPLVSTAVFAGGVECNPPGMEPGGSENAAALWISEGGRGPGRGPGPEWTSGSLLPQSGPALLPTPYSHRKGPRETHPDALKGGGGWGWVDMQSLPGECRKGVGAGEEKDGAAVSSSTPHLLAASAGLQPAPSPLRTAVCPFSPHSSPSFSHHRTPSLFISPAPLSCPAPRALVHRPTPMGRALLTRVLLEPLRPWACPRLPRSPPGGAQSGRGGALAQPTLRSASAPLRAWAWRSSDPPPALSVLCHPPSGFDVSQAFGPDAKAPGSRFCAASPPSTPPRTFWKEPDSGCAEQEQNHKKVTQLFIESLLSPSLQSLGHFFRL; from the coding sequence ATGCAAATCGCAATCGACTGGCCATTAGTTTCCACTGCAGTGTTTGCAGGTGGAGTCGAATGTAACCCTCCGGGAATGGAGCCGGGAGGGTCAGAGAACGCGGCTGCGCTCTGGATTTCCGAAGGGGGGCGGGGGCCCGGAAGAGGTCCGGGCCCAGAATGGACCTCCGGGTCCCTGCTGCCGCAATCTGGCCCTGCCCTCCTGCCTACCCCTTACTCCCACAGGAAGGGACCCAGGGAGACCCACCCAGATGCCCTGAAAGGAGGCGGGGGATGGGGGTGGGTCGATATGCAGAGTTTGCCTGGTGAATGCAGGAAAGGGGTGGGAGCTGGAGAGGAAAAGGATGGAGCAGCCGTCAGCTCGTCAACTCCACATCTGCTGGCTGCCTCCGCCGGGCTCCAGCCTGCGCCCTCGCCCCTCAGAACAGCGGTATGTCCATTCTCTCCGCATTCGTCTCCATCGTTCAGTCACCACCGCACCCCTTCTCTATTCATTTCTCCTGCTCCCTTGTCCTGCCCCGCCCCTCGTGCCCTGGTCCATCGGCCTACACCCATGGGCCGAGCCCTCCTCACCAGGGTCCTCCTGGAACCGCTCCGGCCTTGGGCTTGTCCTCGGCTCCCACGGTCCCCGCCCGGCGGGGCACAGAGCGGGAGGGGAGGGGCACTAGCACAACCCACTCTGCGCAGCGCATCTGCACCCCTTCGCGCATGGGCGTGGCGTAGCTCAGACCCGCCCCCAGCGCTTAGCGTCTTGTGTCACCCACCTAGCGGGTTTGATGTATCCCAAGCTTTTGGCCCTGATGCCAAGGCCCCTGGGTCCCGCTTCTGTGCAGCGAGTCCTCCCAGCACCCCACCCCGCACATTCTGGAAAGAGCCAGACTCTGGCTGCGCCGAGCAAGAACAGAACCACAAAAAGGttacacaattatttattgagagcCTCCTCTCCCCATCCTTGCAATCTCTAGGTCACTTTTTCCGCTTGTAG
- the FDPS gene encoding farnesyl pyrophosphate synthase isoform X3 — translation MDSSLTRRGQICWYQKPGVGLDAINDAILLEACIYRLLKLYCREQPYYLNLIELFLQSSYQTEIGQTLDLITAPQGNVDLGRFTEKRYKSIVKYKTAFYSFYLPIAAAMYMAGIDGEKEHANAKKILLEMGEFFQIQDDYLDLFGDPSVTGKVGTDIQDNKCSWLVVQCLQRATPEQYQILKENYGQKEAEKVARVKALYEELDLQAVFLQYEEDSYSHIMALIEQYAAPLPPAIFLGLARKIYKRKK, via the exons ATGGATTCATCCCTCACCCGCCGTGGACAGATCTGCTGGTATCAGAAG CCGGGTGTGGGTTTGGATGCCATCAATGATGCTATCCTCCTGGAAGCATGTATCTACCGCCTGCTGAAGCTCTATTGCCGGGAGCAGCCCTATTACCTGAACCTGATCGAGCTCTTCCTGCAG AGTTCCTATCAGACTGAGATTGGGCAGACCCTGGACCTCATCACAGCCCCCCAGGGCAATGTGGATCTTGGCAGATTCACTGAAAAGAG GTATAAATCTATTGTCAAGTACAAGACAGCTTTCTACTCCTTCTACCTTCCTATAGCTGCAGCCATGTACATG GCAGGAATTGATGGTGAGAAGGAGCATGCCAATGCCAAGAAGATCCTGCTGGAGATGGGAGAGTTCTTTCAGATTCAG GATGACTACCTTGACCTCTTTGGGGACCCCAGTGTGACCGGCAAAGTTGGCACTGACATCCAGGACAACAAATGCAGCTGGCTGGTGGTTCAGTGTCTGCAACGGGCCACTCCGGAACAGTACCAGATCCTGAAG GAAAATTACGGGCAGAAGGAGGCTGAGAAAGTGGCCCGGGTGAAGGCACTATATGAGGAGCTGGATCTGCAGGCTGTGTTCTTGCAATATGAGGAGGACAGTTACAGCCACATTATGGCTCTCATTGAACAGTACGCAGCGCCCCTGCCCCCAGCCATCTTTCTGGGGCTTGCGCGCAAAATCTACAAGCGGAAAAAGTGA